The proteins below are encoded in one region of Triticum aestivum cultivar Chinese Spring chromosome 1B, IWGSC CS RefSeq v2.1, whole genome shotgun sequence:
- the LOC123145872 gene encoding uncharacterized protein: MLSPQIRAPPVRSSRPRPRRREEPRWEEGAARLERCRRGGVDLQVGSLLVVLEISRIVQSGFRSVCCSYKLTQFGRGLDALISVSSPRVFIFPISVVATRGEGDKGSAGFDARRGGRG, translated from the exons ATGCTCTCCCCGCAGATCAGGGCCCCGCCGGTGAGGTCTTCACGGCCAAGGCCGAGGAGAAGGGAAGAACCACGGTGGGAGGAAGGAGCAGCGAGGCTAGAGCGGTGCCGTCGTGGTGGAGTGGACCTGCAG GTGGGTTCTCTACTGGTGGTGTTAGAGATTTCAAGGATTGTTCAATCTGGTTTCAGGAGTGTGTGCTGCTCCTATAAGTTAACTCAG TTTGGACGGGGCCTCGACGCGCTCATCTCGGTCTCCTCGCCCCGGGTCTtcatcttccccatctccgtcgTGGCGACGCGGGGCGAGGGCGACAAGGGCAGCGCCGGGTTTGATGCCAGACGGGGCGGCAGGGGATGA